The following proteins are co-located in the Proteiniborus sp. DW1 genome:
- a CDS encoding rubrerythrin family protein, translating into MNDMTAQNLRSAFGGESQAHMRYKAWGDKALKDGFPTVAKLFSAISYAEEIHAKGHFRLLKDVKGDFLVASGAGFGIGTTSENLQGAADGELFEVNQMYPAYVAVAEAQEEKAAANLMKSIIEAEKTHADLYLRAKEYTDAGKDAEFTNIHVCEVCGYAAEGEMVDRCPICNATNDKFRVFE; encoded by the coding sequence ATGAACGATATGACAGCTCAAAACTTAAGATCAGCTTTTGGAGGAGAGAGCCAGGCTCACATGAGATATAAGGCTTGGGGAGACAAGGCTTTAAAAGATGGCTTTCCAACTGTAGCTAAGCTTTTTAGCGCCATATCCTATGCAGAAGAAATACATGCAAAGGGACACTTTAGGTTGCTTAAAGATGTAAAAGGCGACTTTTTAGTTGCTTCTGGGGCAGGTTTTGGAATAGGAACTACATCAGAAAACCTTCAAGGAGCAGCTGATGGGGAGCTTTTCGAAGTCAATCAGATGTATCCAGCATATGTAGCTGTGGCAGAAGCACAAGAAGAAAAAGCAGCAGCAAACCTAATGAAGAGTATAATAGAAGCAGAAAAAACACATGCTGACCTATACCTAAGGGCAAAAGAATATACAGATGCAGGAAAAGATGCGGAGTTCACAAATATACATGTATGTGAAGTATGTGGATATGCAGCAGAAGGAGAAATGGTAGACAGATGTCCTATCTGTAATGCAACAAATGATAAATTTAGAGTATTTGAATAG